Below is a genomic region from Thunnus albacares chromosome 4, fThuAlb1.1, whole genome shotgun sequence.
ACTACCAGATGGTTGGGGCTTCCTGAATCAGAACAATTCAATTAGTGTCTTTTGCAAACAGAGGAAGGCAAATTAGATCAACTTTCCTATAATTGTTTACTGTAACTCTTAATTGCTTATGTATCCAAGAGAGGAAACCTCACTGGAAACTGAATGTCAATACTGGAAAGATTACATCATCAGAATTTCATACTGATATGTCCGCATACATtacattcagtattttttttttcttttataacaGTTTTGACCCAGATCCACTGAGGCGACATACTTTCTGGACCATTCTTATTGGTGGGAGCGTGATGTGGGTGTCTATCTATTCAATCAACCAGTCCCAGGTGCAGCGCTACATCTCCTGCAAAACCTTGGGGCACGCCAAAATGTGAGTGTTCCTGCATGCAAAGCAAATTGTATGTTATTGGCTGAGCGTAAGGGTTCGTGCGCTGACAAGTCTTCTTTCATCTTTCAGGTCTTTGTATGTGAACATGGTTGGCTTGTGGGTAACTGTGAGTCTGGCTGTATTTTCTGGCCTCACCATGTTCTCCATTTACAAGAACTGTGACCCACTTGCAAATGGTGATATAGGTACTCTTGACCAGGTAACTGCACCTTGTGACTGTCTCATAACTCATCATCACGTGGGTGTCATGCTATTCATTATGTAATGAACATTATGTTTagcagtaaaaatgttttttatttgtgaacCAGATGCTTCCCTACCTTGTAATGGACATTCTGGCAGCCTACCCAGGAATCCCTGGCTTGTTTGTGGCTGCTGCATATAGTGGGACCCTGAGGTGAggcctgaaaacaaacaaacaaggaaatatttatttatttttacatcagAGTAAGAAATGCTGCACTAGATAAGGTGTACTAGTAGATAAGCTATGATGGAAAAAGAATGAGCTGGCAATACCTCTATTATGTCGTTTCCAGAGAAAAATTCCATGTCACTGACTGAACAACAAATTAGTACTGCATTGACATTTTGTGCCATTTTTAATCAACAATGCAACAAACTACCATCTGCATGCTAGCTGAAACTACTCTCATCTTTGATTTAATGTGTCTTTTAAATGTATCGGTCTTTCTGCTCTGACTAAAAGCTTACCGTTGTCTATTTTTCAGCACTGTGTCTTCCAGCATCAATGCCCTAGTCGCTGTCACTGTGGAAGACTTTATTATGCCTATATGGAAAAACCTCACAGAGAAACAAGTGAGCTGGCTGAACATGGGCCTGAGTAAGTCAtgtaaaaaaatactttcaagGTAGTAATGATCAACcattagaaaagaaaaaggtaaaGAGTGAGTGAAGCATTATTCATTAAAAGGATTTCTAGAATACAGGAGAAAATACCACTGATAATTTAGTCGTAATTTAGTACTTGTACTCTGATCATGAATTCCACTATAATCTTCATGTATGACCCTATAAACCCCAGGCACCTTGAAGCTCACAAGATACCAGTAGGCACAAAGATAAGCATTATCTTATCTTGTTTGTCTTAGCAGATAAATAAGTGTTACCGGTTCCACTGTTCGAGTTACATAATGATTAGAAATATGGAAAAATCAAAAGCTTGATTAGATAGCTAGATCATTCAGCCTTTAATAGAACCTAACAGTAATTAGAGGTACTGGATGACAACTAAATTGTTATAATATGCTTTAGTGGCGAAATGTTTCCATATACAGACTTAACAGGACTCACTGCACGCACAGTGGTTAAGGCTACAATAAATGACAGTATTTCATCAGCCAGATTCACTGAGATAATCCTGCACAGGCAAGACCATGCAGGTTCCAGAGGCTTCTTTTGGGAGGGTGAGATCAAGGGTGTAGCTCTACTATCTCATTATGTGTGAAAAGAATGCAGGAAAAACAATTAACCTGCCTCTTCATGTAAAatagaaactgttttattttggattGGCAGGTTATCTGTACAAAGGGACACAATGATCCTGTTCATTACTGTGCACTTATGCTGTAGGTGTTAATTAGAGCAGTCATTTGTGGGATGGaatcagaaagaaagcaagaggctcgaaatgtatttttaaaattaattaagcCCTAGAAGTACTATTCTCCtttataaaaaaatgaactCTTATTCACAGCTAACACTAAAAAGGCACATTGATGACAAAACTTTAATATGTATGACCCAGGTGTGACTTTGTTTTGAACTCTTGTCGAAAAAATGCAGCTTATCTGTCCTTGAGTATGCACTCATTGAGTTtgatcaattattttattttaatcatttcaaacaAGGTGTATTCTTCGGTGCCCTGTGTATTGGGATGGCCGGAGTTGCCTCAATGATGGGAAGCGTTCTGCAGGTAAACCTCTCCAATACTTTGCATGAACTCTCACTCAGCCATTTATTGCTCTACAGCACCACCATGAGCTGAATATCAAAAACTACAAGCCTCCTGACATTTCTTTGTTTCCAGGCAGCTCTGTCCGTATTTGGTATGATCAGTGGGCCTCTTCTCGGTCTTTACCTATTAGGCATGCTCTTTCGCACATCAAATTCAATAGTGAGTATCTCCTATTACTGGCACATTCACTAGCACAACTGTACCCTCTCagaacacacagaaactttgctaaaacaaacaaacaaaaaaaaaaaaaaaaaaacacgtgaCACATCCAGGAAGCATTTGACTGTTCTCATATTTACTTTGCAGGGAGGACTTGTGGGAATGATCATTGGTCTGGTGTTGACTCTGTGGGTGGGGATTGGAGCCCAGCTTTACCCACCAACAGCTGAAAAGACAGTCCCTCTCCCAGTCAGCACTGCAGGCTGCAACAACACAATGGGCCAGAACTACACCACAACAGCTCCCTGGACCAGTCCAGTGACCCAGCAGCCCGAGTGagttatattacatttaaggtCCATCTGCGGTAACTCAAGCACATGATATGGCCACAGTAAATAGGAATACTCATTAGCATTTTAATATACCAAATGTATGCAACAGGTGCTACAGTGATACTTCATGGGCCAATTATATACTCACATTGGTGTAAAAAGTGTAGGATAACAGGGGGGCTGAATACTGATATAACTCCCTGTGTGTATCAGATTCAGGCCAGATCTAGCAGACTCCTGGTACTCTCTGTCATACCTCTACTTCTCTCTGTTGGGCACACTGACCACAATGGTGTTTGGCCTCCTGGTGAGCATGATGACAGGTAAGACATCTTTCTTCTAACCTCCACTTCCACTGCACAGACACATTAATGTTTGTATGGTCTATTATTATGTTAGTAAGTATTCCATGAAACAAGATATTGAAGTTATTTCTTTGTAGGTGGTTGCAAGCAAGAGAAGCTAAACTCAGATCTGTTTGTGAAGAAGAGAGACCTGGTCTGTTTCAGGTGGTGCAGCAAATCAGAGGTAGAGATCAAACCTTTTGTTAGATAATTAGTAACAAAGTAAGGACATTTTATTCATTGAACTATTTGagttattattaatgttttacttAATGTTCTCAACCCATTACAGGAATCAGACACCAAAGGAAAGGCTACATCAGACTTTCAAATGGATGCTGACAAGTCAACATTACCAGACTCTAATGTAACAAGTAAAGATGTTGAAAAAGCTACCAAACTGTAATGCTGCTATATCAATACACTGTGTCAGTTTCGGAGacatatttaatgtaaatattaaaaaaaaaaaaaaaaaaaaaaagaatacacaaATGACAAGGCATAATTTTTCTGCTGCTACAACCCTGCGGTGCGTTtgattcacaaaaacacataactgAAACTCGATTATGTGCATATTTATGTTGGTATTTATGTTATGCATTATGTTGGCAAATACACAATTACTTAGACTGGGCTTAAAAACTAGCTATAAGGCTTGGTAAAACTAAAACTGAACTTACAATAGtcataattcaattcaatttaactcaatttaatttaatttatatagcgccaaatcacaacagaagttatctcagggcacttttcatacagagcaggtctagaccgtactctttattttacaaagaCCCAACATTCCCTTATGAGCAAGCAAGGAAGAACTCCCCATTAATGGAAAGAAActtcaagcagaaccgggctctaggtgggcggccatctgccttgaccggttgggaTGAGCAAataaggagggagggggagagcagagagagagagacacagagaagcataataacaacaacaataacaataacaactataataataatagaaatatgacctTTAATTTAACCGAGATGTTACAGCTATTGTAGTCTTAATCATCTCAATAGGGAACAAGGTGTTTAAAATAGCTCGAGGTCACCACATCTTTTGCTCCACACTGATTGAGCTGCTcccatttcctgttttgtaGGGATGTGGCAACactgttttacttttattgcCCTTTGTTCAATTGTTCTCCCTGAAAACGGCTACTAGCTCTGTAATCTACCTGAACATTGTCCTTGTCCATTTCATGCTGACATAGACGGGCATATTGGAACATCgtgtttgttattttgcaaTAAGAGTAAGATGTATGAtggtgtaattttttttgtaggaacaaggacatttttgtttttggatgtttGTTTATTCTCTAGTTATTTTTGTAGAAAATGTTGCTTACTTT
It encodes:
- the slc5a8l gene encoding sodium-coupled monocarboxylate transporter 1 — its product is MTGTGGQVATFSVWDYVVFAGIILAAAGVGLFQAIRGRKETSSAEFLLGGRQMTAVPVAMSLTASFMSGITVIGTPAEAYLYGTAFWLFGFSYTIMSVITAEIFVPLFYRLGITSAYEYLEMRFSRPIRLIGTSMYIVQTVLYTGLVIYAPALALNQITGLDLWGVLVATGAVCIVYCTLGGLKAVIWTDVMQMVVMLAGFVAVIARGAVLQGGLTKIWEDSRQGGRLEAFDFDPDPLRRHTFWTILIGGSVMWVSIYSINQSQVQRYISCKTLGHAKMSLYVNMVGLWVTVSLAVFSGLTMFSIYKNCDPLANGDIGTLDQMLPYLVMDILAAYPGIPGLFVAAAYSGTLSTVSSSINALVAVTVEDFIMPIWKNLTEKQVSWLNMGLSVFFGALCIGMAGVASMMGSVLQAALSVFGMISGPLLGLYLLGMLFRTSNSIGGLVGMIIGLVLTLWVGIGAQLYPPTAEKTVPLPVSTAGCNNTMGQNYTTTAPWTSPVTQQPEFRPDLADSWYSLSYLYFSLLGTLTTMVFGLLVSMMTGGCKQEKLNSDLFVKKRDLVCFRWCSKSEESDTKGKATSDFQMDADKSTLPDSNVTSKDVEKATKL